The following coding sequences are from one Leptolyngbya sp. NIES-3755 window:
- a CDS encoding WblM protein (similar to AA sequence:cyanobase_aa:LBDG_35330), protein MCASFSISSTFFRLCQTRLPLRLIKSILSLPKRIRRYLLFAIDSTIFLGATCIALNLRFEDLPLIEQLTKYQEALFLVIPVKFCIFYLLGMYRPLLRHTGVEVLWLALKSVIFSEAVLVGFSWLLGVPVLPRSVQIISALITWIGVVGIRFSVRQFLMFVDTAPKTQKRRDLVPLSDDLKPQRIIIYGAGAAGFQLSQALLRESAYEVVAFVDDDPEIHGRLLDRVPIYSSLMLRSLIDQYHVTMILLAVPSAKPHEKRRILRSLKGLPVKVKTVPSISEIVTERVSIGQIRNVDISDLLGREEVLPDPSLLRINITDKAVLVTGAGGSIGSELCRQIAQQNPKLLVLYELNEFALYSIDAELAETYPQIPRKAHLGSVTDGDRLAEVFQKYEIETVYHAAAYKHVPLVESNAAQGIINNAYGTMVTAQTADRCGVDTFVLISTDKAVRPTNVMGATKRIAELVLQALAAKPETHTRFVMVRFGNVLNSNGSVVPRFKQQIAAGKPITLTHPEMTRYFMSIPEASRLVIQAGAMGQGGDVFLLDMGEPVRIYDLAVQMIELSGLVPGEDIEIEITGLRPGEKLYEELLIGGDAMPTNHPKIFGAREAMISWEELEPMLDQLFVTAYQKNPAKLRSVLQTLVPEYAPTVKSASSMSRSTH, encoded by the coding sequence ATGTGTGCAAGCTTTTCTATCTCTTCTACTTTCTTTCGGCTCTGCCAGACTCGGCTGCCCCTTCGCCTGATTAAATCCATTCTGTCTCTGCCAAAACGGATACGGCGCTATCTATTATTCGCGATCGACAGCACGATTTTTCTAGGGGCAACTTGTATCGCGCTGAATCTCCGATTTGAGGACTTACCGCTAATAGAGCAACTGACGAAATATCAGGAAGCTCTGTTCTTAGTGATCCCAGTTAAGTTCTGCATTTTCTATCTTTTAGGAATGTATCGTCCGCTACTAAGACACACTGGCGTGGAGGTGCTGTGGTTGGCACTCAAGTCTGTGATTTTTAGTGAGGCAGTGTTAGTCGGATTTAGCTGGCTTTTGGGTGTGCCCGTCCTGCCGCGATCGGTTCAAATTATTTCTGCATTAATCACTTGGATTGGGGTGGTCGGAATTCGATTTTCCGTGCGTCAATTCTTGATGTTTGTGGATACCGCGCCTAAAACACAGAAGCGACGCGATCTCGTCCCACTTTCTGATGATTTAAAGCCTCAGCGCATTATTATTTATGGGGCTGGAGCGGCTGGATTTCAGCTTTCTCAAGCGTTACTGCGTGAGTCAGCGTATGAGGTGGTTGCCTTTGTAGACGACGATCCAGAAATTCATGGACGCTTGCTCGATCGCGTTCCGATTTACAGTTCGCTGATGTTGCGATCGCTGATTGATCAGTATCATGTCACGATGATTTTGTTAGCGGTTCCATCTGCAAAACCGCATGAAAAACGTCGAATTCTCCGCAGTTTGAAGGGCTTGCCTGTGAAGGTAAAAACGGTTCCTTCGATTAGCGAAATTGTGACGGAGCGAGTGTCGATCGGTCAGATTCGGAATGTCGATATTTCTGATTTGTTAGGACGCGAGGAAGTTCTACCTGATCCAAGCCTGCTGCGGATCAATATTACAGATAAAGCTGTTCTTGTGACTGGAGCGGGTGGCTCGATCGGTTCGGAACTGTGTCGTCAAATCGCTCAGCAAAATCCGAAGTTATTAGTGCTGTATGAGTTGAATGAGTTTGCGCTGTATTCGATCGATGCAGAACTGGCAGAAACGTACCCGCAGATTCCCCGAAAGGCGCACTTGGGATCGGTGACAGATGGCGATCGATTAGCAGAGGTTTTCCAAAAATACGAAATCGAGACGGTGTATCATGCGGCTGCCTACAAGCACGTTCCCTTAGTTGAAAGCAACGCGGCTCAAGGGATTATCAACAATGCGTATGGCACGATGGTAACGGCGCAAACTGCCGATCGCTGTGGGGTTGATACGTTTGTGTTGATTTCGACCGATAAAGCAGTTCGTCCAACGAATGTGATGGGAGCAACGAAGCGCATTGCCGAATTAGTCTTGCAGGCGTTGGCGGCAAAACCGGAGACCCATACCCGATTTGTGATGGTGCGGTTTGGCAATGTGTTGAATAGCAATGGATCGGTTGTGCCTCGATTTAAACAGCAAATTGCAGCAGGGAAGCCGATTACGCTGACGCATCCAGAAATGACACGCTATTTTATGTCAATTCCGGAGGCTTCGCGGTTGGTTATTCAAGCGGGAGCCATGGGACAGGGAGGCGATGTTTTTCTGCTCGATATGGGTGAACCTGTGCGGATTTATGATTTAGCCGTGCAGATGATCGAATTGAGTGGATTAGTGCCGGGAGAAGATATTGAGATCGAAATTACCGGATTGCGACCGGGTGAGAAGTTGTATGAGGAATTGTTGATTGGTGGGGATGCGATGCCGACGAATCATCCGAAGATTTTTGGAGCGCGGGAAGCAATGATTTCGTGGGAAGAGCTAGAGCCGATGCTGGATCAGCTTTTTGTAACGGCATATCAGAAGAATCCGGCGAAATTACGATCGGTTCTTCAAACCTTAGTGCCAGAGTATGCCCCTACTGTGAAATCGGCTTCTTCGATGAGTCGATCAACTCATTGA
- a CDS encoding 2-isopropylmalate synthase (similar to AA sequence:cyanobase_aa:LBDG_49080), protein MNASHSDRILIFDTTLRDGEQCPGATLHVDEKLTIARQLARLGVDIIEAGFAFASPGDFEAVQKIAQAVGTPDGPTICSLARAIPADIKAAAEALKPAAKPRIHTFISTSDIHLEYQLKKSRSEVLSIAQDMVAYAKSFVDDVEFSPMDAARSDPEYLYQVLEAAIAAGAKTINIPDTVGYMTPSEFGAMIRGIKENVPNVDQAIISVHGHNDLGLAVACFLEAVKNGARQLECTINGIGERAGNASLEELVMALHVRRSYFNPYLDRPVESETPLTNINTQEIYKTSRMVSNLTGMLVQPNKAIVGANAFAHESGIHQDGMLKNRQTYEIMDAKTIGLTDTLLVLGKHSGRNAFRSRLNELGFELTDQEINKAFVRFKELADKKKEVTDRDLESIVNDEVQQVPELFRLELVQVSCGNTACPTATVRLINPDGEELTDAATGTGPVDAVYKAINRVVNVPNQLIEFSVQSVTAGIDAIGEVTIRLKYGDRIFSGHSANTDIIVASAQAYVNALNRLYASLQNMENKQTVASQTAN, encoded by the coding sequence ATGAACGCATCTCATTCCGATCGCATTCTGATTTTCGATACCACTTTGCGCGATGGCGAACAGTGCCCCGGCGCAACCCTTCACGTGGATGAAAAACTTACGATCGCACGTCAGCTTGCTCGACTTGGTGTAGACATCATCGAAGCGGGTTTTGCTTTTGCCAGCCCTGGAGATTTTGAAGCCGTTCAAAAGATTGCTCAAGCGGTCGGAACTCCCGATGGTCCAACGATTTGCAGTTTGGCACGAGCGATTCCAGCCGATATCAAAGCTGCTGCCGAAGCACTCAAACCTGCTGCCAAACCGAGAATTCACACGTTTATTTCTACTTCGGATATCCATTTGGAATATCAGTTGAAAAAGAGTCGATCGGAAGTTTTGTCGATCGCTCAAGACATGGTCGCGTATGCCAAATCGTTCGTGGATGATGTCGAATTCTCTCCGATGGATGCCGCTCGGTCTGACCCTGAATATCTGTATCAAGTGTTGGAAGCTGCGATCGCGGCTGGAGCTAAAACGATCAATATTCCGGATACAGTTGGCTACATGACTCCAAGCGAATTCGGCGCAATGATTCGCGGCATTAAAGAAAATGTCCCGAACGTTGACCAAGCCATCATTTCCGTTCACGGTCACAACGATTTAGGATTAGCCGTCGCTTGCTTCCTCGAAGCGGTGAAAAATGGAGCGCGTCAGCTTGAATGTACGATCAACGGCATCGGAGAACGGGCTGGAAATGCCTCGCTCGAAGAATTAGTCATGGCACTGCACGTTCGTCGATCGTATTTCAATCCCTATCTCGATCGTCCCGTCGAATCGGAAACGCCACTGACGAACATCAACACTCAAGAGATTTACAAAACCTCGCGCATGGTTTCCAATCTCACCGGAATGTTGGTGCAGCCGAATAAAGCGATCGTCGGTGCAAATGCGTTCGCACACGAGTCCGGAATTCACCAGGATGGAATGCTGAAGAATCGGCAAACCTACGAAATCATGGATGCGAAAACGATCGGGCTGACAGATACTTTGTTAGTTCTGGGCAAACACTCCGGTCGCAATGCGTTTCGATCGCGCTTAAACGAACTCGGCTTTGAGTTGACCGATCAAGAGATTAACAAAGCATTTGTTCGATTCAAGGAACTGGCGGACAAGAAGAAAGAAGTTACCGATCGAGATTTAGAGTCGATCGTCAATGATGAAGTTCAACAAGTTCCCGAACTGTTCCGCTTAGAACTGGTTCAAGTGTCTTGTGGAAATACGGCTTGTCCCACTGCAACCGTTCGCTTAATCAATCCCGATGGCGAAGAATTAACCGATGCAGCAACGGGAACAGGTCCAGTCGATGCGGTTTACAAAGCGATCAATCGAGTTGTGAATGTGCCGAATCAACTGATCGAATTCTCGGTGCAATCGGTGACAGCGGGAATTGATGCGATCGGAGAAGTGACGATTCGATTGAAATATGGCGATCGTATTTTCTCTGGACATTCTGCCAATACAGACATTATCGTGGCATCCGCGCAAGCTTATGTGAATGCGTTGAATCGCCTTTATGCCTCGTTGCAGAACATGGAGAATAAACAGACTGTTGCTTCTCAGACCGCGAATTAG
- a CDS encoding hypothetical protein (protein of unknown function DUF88;~similar to AA sequence:cyanobase_aa:Cyan7425_4688) — MHYSMNRLSIFVDGNNMFYAQQKNGWFFDPKRVLEYFTTEKTVELINAYWYTGLKDPQDQRGFRDALISLGYTVRTKILKEYYDDTSGRYSQKANLDIEIVVDMFNTVEQYNRVILFSGDGDFERAIEQLRSKNTHITVVSTEGMIARELRNVTDRYIDLNDIRSHIEKADY, encoded by the coding sequence ATGCATTACTCGATGAACCGTCTCTCTATTTTTGTAGACGGAAACAATATGTTCTATGCACAGCAGAAAAATGGATGGTTTTTTGATCCCAAGCGCGTTTTAGAGTATTTCACGACTGAAAAAACGGTCGAATTGATCAATGCCTATTGGTATACCGGGCTGAAAGATCCCCAAGACCAGCGCGGGTTTCGAGATGCTTTGATCAGTCTTGGCTACACCGTGAGAACCAAGATTTTGAAAGAATACTACGACGATACTTCGGGTCGCTATTCGCAAAAAGCCAATCTCGATATCGAAATTGTGGTCGATATGTTTAACACGGTCGAGCAATACAATCGAGTGATTTTATTCAGCGGTGATGGCGATTTTGAACGGGCGATCGAACAATTGCGCTCGAAAAATACTCACATCACAGTGGTTTCGACCGAGGGCATGATCGCACGAGAATTGCGGAATGTCACCGATCGATATATTGATCTGAACGATATTCGATCGCATATCGAGAAGGCGGATTACTAA
- a CDS encoding serine/threonine protein kinase (similar to AA sequence:cyanobase_aa:LBDG_49100), with amino-acid sequence MSKKVSPSGFIQAITLTLRSRLFHATTVKQPGNLATETMPIDTDPDRAIAVTEPAANKNDRRFLRFGHAVMIGCAIAAGSTTALQPKFAQSWERDTQSAMFKMRGAIAPPDNIVILAIDEDTLLQLAGSSRLLRRSAYARAIDRVMQAGAKTVGVNLLLDLPSFTQTEPSTDCSDPNLKVADDDRQLQQVLERYDGRITLSVDTDRIDNRQGEQMRLALPFCPFRTPKVSYGLIQFPIEPNERIHRLGSVSIETVRQSSEMAGLFDQEKIASFAEATLRSANLQSATPKGETLFFYGEDGTFSRTTIPFWNVLSEENWNSDYLRRGQVFKDKIVLIGVTASNMSGEQATPVGMMPAVELQANAIATLLNNKSIRNAFPNPIIAGLSVAALVLIAGLLQIQAKQPTSRLGWAGTIALFWAGIGYAAFTQGLMILPIAVPIGAILFTGVSYLGTGLAHEYRNKRQFRKTLKQFARAPMVQELIRDQEDYQDLLEEHDQEIIGKKLQGRYKITKILGSGGFGQTYIAEDTQRPGNPDCVVKHLRPTSNNPKHLQLARRLFRSEAQSLEKLGEHDQIPRLLAYFEEDGEFYLIQEFVSGTMLSAELTIGRHLPEVRIVSLLQDLLQILEFVHRRNVIHRDIKPSNIIVRSTDHKLVLIDFGAVKELQHQLTETDIVTATIGIGTQGYMPPEQCAGNPRLNSDLYAVGMIGIQALTGLPPSQLREDPETGEIVWRDRAVVSGSLAAVLTKLVSRNFRERYQSAEAALQDLNQLTNLSTLTLPPEFFVAASIELEDDITTTRPWPQTFGEEDLPPTEPPPED; translated from the coding sequence ATGAGTAAAAAAGTATCGCCCTCTGGTTTCATTCAAGCAATTACGCTGACGTTACGATCGCGGTTATTCCACGCCACGACGGTGAAACAGCCTGGAAATTTGGCAACGGAAACCATGCCGATCGATACAGATCCTGATCGGGCAATTGCGGTAACGGAACCTGCTGCGAATAAGAACGACCGACGATTTTTACGATTCGGTCATGCAGTCATGATCGGATGCGCGATCGCTGCGGGTAGCACTACCGCTTTACAGCCAAAGTTCGCTCAATCTTGGGAGCGGGACACTCAGAGCGCCATGTTTAAGATGCGGGGCGCGATCGCACCTCCGGACAATATTGTGATTTTGGCGATCGATGAGGATACGTTGCTGCAACTGGCAGGATCGAGTCGGCTCCTCAGACGAAGCGCGTATGCACGAGCCATCGATCGAGTCATGCAAGCGGGAGCGAAAACGGTTGGAGTCAATCTGCTTCTCGATTTGCCAAGTTTTACTCAGACTGAACCTTCGACTGATTGCAGCGATCCGAACCTAAAAGTTGCAGACGACGATCGACAATTACAGCAAGTTTTAGAACGATACGATGGGCGAATTACGCTTTCTGTGGATACCGATCGGATTGATAATCGTCAAGGCGAACAGATGCGATTAGCGCTGCCGTTCTGTCCGTTTCGTACTCCGAAAGTTTCGTATGGATTGATTCAATTTCCGATCGAGCCAAATGAGAGAATTCATCGCTTAGGCAGTGTGTCGATCGAGACTGTCCGTCAATCTTCAGAAATGGCAGGATTGTTCGACCAAGAGAAAATTGCGTCATTTGCAGAAGCCACTTTACGATCGGCAAATCTACAATCTGCGACCCCGAAAGGTGAAACGCTCTTTTTCTATGGCGAGGATGGAACGTTCAGCCGTACAACAATTCCGTTTTGGAATGTTCTGTCTGAAGAGAATTGGAACAGTGATTATCTGCGTCGCGGTCAAGTTTTCAAAGACAAGATTGTGCTGATCGGAGTGACGGCTTCTAACATGAGCGGTGAGCAAGCTACTCCAGTTGGAATGATGCCAGCGGTTGAACTGCAAGCGAACGCGATCGCAACTTTGTTGAACAATAAATCGATTCGGAATGCGTTTCCTAACCCGATCATTGCTGGATTGTCCGTTGCTGCTTTAGTGCTGATTGCTGGATTGCTTCAGATTCAGGCGAAACAACCGACTTCACGATTGGGATGGGCAGGTACGATCGCGCTTTTTTGGGCTGGAATTGGCTATGCGGCGTTCACACAAGGATTGATGATTTTGCCGATCGCAGTTCCGATCGGAGCCATTTTATTTACAGGCGTTTCTTATCTCGGAACCGGACTCGCTCATGAATATCGCAATAAGCGCCAATTCCGTAAAACACTAAAACAGTTCGCCAGAGCACCAATGGTTCAAGAACTGATTCGTGATCAAGAAGACTATCAAGATTTGCTCGAAGAACACGACCAAGAAATTATTGGTAAAAAACTTCAAGGACGCTACAAAATCACGAAAATTCTCGGTTCGGGTGGCTTTGGTCAAACTTACATCGCAGAAGACACCCAACGCCCTGGAAATCCTGATTGTGTGGTGAAACATCTCAGACCCACAAGCAACAATCCAAAGCATTTACAACTGGCACGACGATTGTTCAGATCTGAAGCTCAGAGCTTAGAAAAACTTGGAGAACACGATCAAATTCCTCGCTTGTTGGCATACTTCGAGGAAGATGGAGAATTCTATCTGATTCAAGAATTTGTTTCAGGCACAATGCTTAGTGCTGAATTAACGATCGGGCGACATCTCCCCGAAGTTCGGATCGTGTCACTGCTCCAAGACTTGCTGCAAATTCTAGAGTTCGTGCATCGTCGGAATGTCATTCACCGGGACATTAAGCCGAGTAATATCATTGTGCGATCGACCGATCATAAGTTAGTCCTAATCGATTTTGGAGCCGTCAAAGAACTTCAACATCAACTGACTGAAACTGATATTGTCACAGCGACGATCGGCATCGGAACTCAAGGCTATATGCCACCCGAACAATGTGCTGGAAATCCTCGATTAAACAGCGATCTCTATGCGGTTGGCATGATTGGAATTCAAGCTCTGACTGGATTGCCACCCAGCCAACTGCGAGAAGATCCGGAAACTGGGGAAATTGTTTGGCGCGATCGAGCAGTTGTGAGTGGTTCTCTCGCAGCAGTCTTAACCAAATTAGTCAGTCGCAATTTCAGAGAGCGTTATCAATCCGCAGAAGCCGCACTACAAGATTTGAATCAGTTAACCAATCTATCGACTTTAACTTTGCCGCCAGAATTTTTTGTTGCCGCCTCGATCGAGCTTGAAGACGACATCACTACGACTCGCCCTTGGCCCCAAACTTTCGGTGAAGAAGATCTGCCTCCGACTGAACCGCCGCCCGAAGATTAA
- a CDS encoding hydrogenase accessory protein HupE/UreJ protein (similar to AA sequence:cyanobase_aa:LBDG_13980): protein MNLLKSSKSIFHAGLVTIALMSIASPAFAHHAMGGKMPSNFFEGFLAGIAHPIIGLDHFAFIVAVGLLAATKRRGILIPIAFVLSAMFGTGLHLAQINVPGVELFVSGSILLFGLLLVKDRWNTAIVTGLSAIAGLFHGYAYGESIFGAEMTPLFAYLAGFTVIQLVVSLAAFWIGDAMVDRHSNANQFRSAGLVFCGIGLAFFVSQVVSILFPI from the coding sequence ATGAATTTGCTCAAATCTTCTAAGTCCATTTTTCATGCAGGATTAGTCACGATCGCATTAATGTCGATCGCGTCTCCTGCATTTGCTCACCACGCAATGGGCGGGAAAATGCCGTCCAATTTCTTCGAGGGCTTTCTCGCTGGAATTGCTCACCCGATCATTGGGTTAGATCACTTTGCTTTTATTGTTGCGGTCGGGTTACTTGCGGCTACGAAAAGACGAGGCATTTTGATCCCGATCGCATTTGTCCTATCTGCAATGTTCGGAACCGGATTGCATTTAGCGCAAATTAATGTTCCGGGTGTCGAATTATTCGTTTCTGGCTCAATTTTGCTGTTTGGATTGTTGCTGGTCAAAGATCGGTGGAATACTGCGATCGTCACTGGACTATCTGCTATTGCGGGATTGTTCCACGGATACGCTTATGGAGAATCAATCTTTGGGGCTGAAATGACTCCATTGTTTGCTTATTTAGCAGGCTTTACGGTCATTCAGCTAGTTGTATCGCTGGCAGCCTTTTGGATTGGGGATGCAATGGTCGATCGACACTCGAACGCGAATCAGTTCCGTTCTGCGGGCTTGGTCTTCTGCGGGATTGGGCTTGCATTCTTCGTCTCTCAAGTTGTGAGCATTCTTTTCCCGATCTAG